The proteins below come from a single Chrysoperla carnea chromosome 1, inChrCarn1.1, whole genome shotgun sequence genomic window:
- the LOC123296147 gene encoding uncharacterized protein LOC123296147 — protein sequence MAEILEVTNVPEYDNVITGLEYHNHQAYNSSKFESSDESRICIQSQDLYTLPSESVLNIEGQVTDDDDTNTASFISNAISFMFHEIRYEIGGKVIDVINNVGIVSTIKNYLSLNQNQSKALENAGFGENFKKNAAGYFNVRIPLKMYMGFFEDYPKILVNMKQEIVIVRANDDINCFTSTVATSKPKIKINKLEWCVPYVKVSDKMRVELYNLVNQNDDLRLWFRSMECLLIPELPLTDRHVWSVKTSVECPNYAVICFQTNRDRNILKDSSQFDHCNITNLKVYLNGEAYPYVNLNLNYTNNQTALLYEMYCNFQKSYYRRSITEPLLDKETFINKSPLFVIDCSKHPESLKSTTVDLRVEFEASVNFPAKTRAYCIVFHDRLFKYNPLTNIVNRVV from the coding sequence atggCAGAAATACTAGAAGTGACCAATGTACCTGAGTACGATAATGTTATTACAGGACTAGAGTATCACAACCACCAAGCTTATAATTCATCGAAATTTGAATCAAGCGATGAGAGTAGAATTTGCATTCAATCACAAGACTTGTACACATTACCAAGtgaaagtgttttaaatatcGAAGGTCAAGTGactgatgatgatgatacaaATACAGCCAGCTTCATATCGAATGCTATATCATTTATGTTTCATGAAATTCGTTATGAAATTGGTGGTAAGGTAATTGATGTGATTAATAACGTAGGCATCGTTAGcactataaaaaactatctatccctaaatcaaaatcaaagtaAAGCTTTAGAGAATGCTGGCtttggtgaaaattttaaaaagaatgctGCTGGTTACTTCAATGTTCGTATTccattgaaaatgtatatgggtttttttgaagattatccTAAAATTCTCGTAAACATGAAACAAGAAATCGTTATTGTTCGTGcaaatgatgatattaattgttttacctCAACTGTCGCAACAAGcaaacctaaaattaaaatcaacaaattagaATGGTGTGTTCCATACGTTAAAGTGTCTGATAAAATGCGAGTCGAATTATACAACTTAGTcaatcaaaatgatgatttgagGTTATGGTTTCGATCAATGGAATGTCTACTTATACCAGAACTACCATTAACTGATAGACATGTATGGAGTGTTAAAACTAGTGTAGAATGTCCTAACTACGCTGTTATCTGTTTCCAAACAAATCGTGACCGCAACATTTTAAAAGATTCCAGTCAGTTTGACCATTGTaacataacaaatttgaaagtcTATTTAAATGGTGAAGCCTACCCATATGTGAATTTGAAtctaaattacacaaataatcAAACAGCGTTACTGTATGAAATGTattgcaattttcaaaaatcgtactATAGACGCTCTATAACAGAACCATTGCTAGATAAagaaacgtttataaataaatcacctCTATTTGTCATTGACTGTTCGAAGCACCCAGAGTCACTTAAATCTACAACAGTGGACTTGCGCGTTGAGTTTGAAGCTAGTGTTAATTTCCCAGCTAAAACGCGTGCGTATTGTATAGTGTTCCAtgatcgattatttaaatacaatccaCTTACGAATATTGTGAATAGAGTAGTTTAA
- the LOC123296157 gene encoding uncharacterized protein LOC123296157 gives MSLQNHIDLFQNSEMIYPEYFNMEFYQLMEACRWSIPTKLIDTLRYSYLEVDDCFHIAAFIVRNCLDAILFVNYAKKFNYFKRDFNQFEILLNECCDDLTHGSNLRKNWGTYDIRRKQWIGDSARHDERMFLWYEQIDPKILCRMLYQQMDGGNIPKWFEPWICATNCNEIDRCDCGRNSDDHDCI, from the exons ATGTCGctacaaaatcatattgatcTGTTTCAAAATTCGGAGATGATTTAcccagaatattttaat atggaaTTTTATCAACTTATGGAGGCATGTCGTTGGAGTATACCTACAAAGTTAATCGACACATTACGGTATTCTTATTTAGAAGTTGATGATTGCTTTCATATTGCTGCATTCATAGTAAGAAATTGTTTGGATGCaatcttatttgtaaattatgcgaaaaagttcaactactttaaaagagatttcaatcagtttgaaatattactaaatgaatGTTGTGATGATCTTACTCATGGAAGTAACTTGAGAAAAAATTGGGGTACATACGATATTCGCCGAAAACAATGGATTGGTGATAGTGCTAGACATGATGAGAGAATGTTTTTATGGTATGAACAAATAGATCCTAAAATTCTCTGTAGAATGCTATACCAACAAATGGATGGTGGAAATATACCGAAATGGTTCGAGCCATGGATATGTGCtacaaattgtaatgaaattgACAGATGTGATTGTGGAAGAAATAGTGATGATCATGattgtatatag
- the LOC123296168 gene encoding uncharacterized protein LOC123296168, producing MNPHLSINVYGYKDTFLHGLEIFPVRVSSNTAGQKIHLLAVENGNSHHFCWIKNLAKLSRSGVKSNRHKIYLCDRCLNYFATEVKLQQHSVNCGEKEAVRVRMPETDDERFVEFKDFNSKERVEYMVYADFEALLVPQHHEDMEMDHGSYTKNIQKHVPYSVGYYVHCTHDPNQSFYKAYRGADCVKWFVHELEQVAYSLEQKIKHVKPMYPLTVEQELDFMSAEKCHICGKDFVSNSIRVRDHSHRTGIYRGAAHQFCNLHYQDSRVIPVVMHNLSGYDSHFIIEALLTEIDGQVDVLPINKEKYISFTKHVSDIQLRFIDSFRFLADKLENLASYLDNDKKSILHKEVSNDEQFQLLTRKGVFPYEYMSSWGRLQETKLPPKEAFYSVLTDEHITDEDYNHAIQVWNTFNLHTLGDYSDLYMKTDVLLLADIFENFRNTCIHSYSLDPSHYYTLPGYTWSAMLKYTNIKLELFTDIDDLLFIEKGIRGGVSQCSNRYAKANNKYMEEGYDKTQEDVYLMYYDVVNLYGAAMCGYLPTGNFKWVDTPNIEDVADDSPVGYILEVDLEIPQHLHDNFSDLPPCPETTKPPGSKQKYLLIRM from the exons atgaacCCGCATTTATCGATTAACGTGTACGGCTACAAAGATACGTTTCTACATGGTTTGGAAATTTTCCCTGTACGCGTTAGTTCGAACACTGCGGGGCAGAAAATTCATCTATTGGCTGTGGAGAATGGGAACAGTCACCACTTttgctggataaaaaatttagcaaagttgAGTCGATCGGGTGTAAAGAGTAAtagacataaaatttatttatgtgatcGATGTCTCAACTATTTTGCTACAGAAGTCAAACTCCAACAGCATTCAGTAAATTGTGGTGAGAAAGAAGCAGTGCGGGTACGAATGCCTGAAACTGATGATGAGCGGTTCGTTGAGTTCAAAGATTTCAACAGCAAGGAACGTGTTGAGTATATGGTGTACGCTGACTTTGAGGCGTTATTGGTACCACAACATCATGAAGACATGGAAATGGATCATGggtcttatacaaaaaatattcaaaaacatgtacCCTACAGTGTAGGTTACTATGTTCATTGTACCCATGATCCCAACCAATCGTTTTATAAGGCATACCGTGGTGCTGATTGTGTCAAGTGGTTTGTTCATGAACTGGAACAAGTAGCGTACTCAttagagcaaaaaataaaacacgttaaACCAATGTATCCGCTCACCGTCGAACAAGAACTGGATTTTATGTCAGCAGAGAAGTGTCACATTTGTGGTAAAGATTTCGTATCCAATTCCATACGTGTTCGCGACCATTCACATCGCACAG gtATCTACCGTGGAGCAGCACACCAATTTTGTAATCTGCATTATCAAGATTCAAGGGTGATACCTGTTGTGATGCACAACTTAAGTGGATACGAttcgcattttattattgaagctctgctgacggaaatcgacggtcaagttgatgtgttgcccatcaacaaagaaaagtacATCAGTTTCACAAAGCACGTCTCGGACATTCAATTAAGATTCATTGATTCCTTCCGATTTCTCGCAGACAAGTTGGAAAATCTGGCCTCATatttagataatgataaaaaatccattttacataaagag gtcagtaatgatgaacaatttcaattgctaACGAGAAAAGGTGTATTTCCATATGAATACATGAGTAGCTGGGGACGTCTCCAAGAGACAAAATTACCACCAAAGGAGGCGTTCTACAGTGTGTTAACAGATGAACACATAACGGATGAGGATTATAACCATGCGATACAGGTATGGAACACATTCAATTTACATACACTAGGTGATTATTCAGACCTGTATATGAAAACTGATGTGTTACTACTtgcggatatttttgaaaatttccgtaacACTTGTATTCATAGCTATAGTCTCGATCCTAGTCACTATTACACACTTCCTGGCTACACGTGGAGCGCCATGTTGAAATACACCAATATCAAATTGGAATTGTTCACGGATATTGATGACTTGTTGTTTATCGAGAAAGGAATCAGAGGCGGTGTAAGTCAATGTTCTAATCGCTATGCTAAGGCAAACAATAAGTACATGGAAGAGGGGTATGATAAAACTCAAGAAGATGTCTACCTTATGTATTACGATGTGGTGAACCTATATGGTGCAGCAATGTGTGGATACCTACCAACAGGAAATTTTAAGTGGGTCGACACACCAAACATCGAGGATGTTGCAGATGATTCACCGGTCGGGTACATTTTAGAAGTAGACCTTGAAATACCCCAACATCTACATGATAACTTTAGCGATTTACCGCCATGTCCGGAGACAACGAAACCACctggatcaaaacaaaaatatcttct catACGCATGTAG